In Alphaproteobacteria bacterium US3C007, one genomic interval encodes:
- a CDS encoding aminopeptidase has protein sequence MTKMNWDESHALDKLAQLSIKTGVALQPGQDLLITAPMEAAPLVRRLAHHAYKAGAGLVTPFYTDPEITLARYQHAAPESFDKTTDWLFEGMAAAFDKNTARLAVVGEDPMLLSGQNPEYVGRANQAMSKASSPLRERITRFDINWNIIAWPGLQWAKLVFPQMSDADAQIALAEAIFNASRVNTSDPNEAWAVHNKNLRARTEWLNKKNFAALHFYGEGTDLTVGLADGHEWMGGASTARNGVTCNPNIPSEEVFTTPHALKVNGYVTSTKPLSHQGTLIEDIAVTFKDGVITKASASKGEDVFLKLLDTDEGARRLGEVALVPHGSPISQSNLLFYNTLFDENAACHIALGQCYSKCFQQGDKLSNDEVIDRGGNSSMIHVDWMIGSQSMNIDGLDGANDPTPVFRNGEWA, from the coding sequence ATGACAAAAATGAATTGGGATGAAAGCCACGCGCTGGATAAGCTTGCACAGCTGTCGATTAAAACAGGGGTTGCTCTGCAGCCGGGCCAAGACCTGTTGATAACCGCTCCAATGGAAGCGGCGCCATTGGTTAGACGTCTTGCGCATCATGCCTATAAAGCAGGGGCTGGGCTTGTTACCCCCTTTTATACTGATCCGGAAATTACCCTTGCCCGATATCAACACGCAGCCCCCGAGTCTTTTGACAAAACGACAGATTGGCTCTTTGAGGGGATGGCTGCTGCTTTTGATAAAAATACCGCACGGCTTGCTGTGGTTGGTGAAGATCCAATGCTGCTTTCTGGGCAAAATCCAGAATATGTGGGCCGGGCCAACCAAGCAATGTCGAAAGCCTCATCGCCGCTTCGGGAAAGAATTACGCGCTTTGATATCAACTGGAATATTATAGCTTGGCCCGGCCTGCAGTGGGCGAAGCTTGTTTTCCCGCAGATGAGTGATGCGGATGCACAAATTGCGCTGGCAGAGGCTATCTTCAATGCGTCGCGGGTGAATACATCAGATCCGAATGAAGCGTGGGCGGTGCATAACAAAAACTTGCGCGCACGCACCGAGTGGCTCAACAAAAAAAACTTTGCGGCGCTTCATTTTTATGGGGAGGGAACGGATCTTACCGTGGGTTTGGCAGATGGTCATGAATGGATGGGAGGTGCATCCACCGCCCGAAACGGGGTGACCTGTAATCCGAATATTCCGTCAGAAGAGGTGTTTACCACCCCACATGCGTTGAAGGTAAACGGGTATGTGACCTCTACCAAACCGCTCTCGCATCAAGGCACGCTGATCGAAGATATCGCGGTTACTTTTAAAGACGGTGTTATAACGAAAGCAAGCGCCTCGAAAGGCGAAGACGTGTTTCTGAAGCTTCTTGATACTGATGAAGGGGCGCGCCGCCTTGGCGAGGTGGCCTTGGTTCCCCATGGGTCCCCGATATCACAAAGCAACCTGCTTTTTTATAACACGCTGTTTGATGAAAATGCCGCTTGCCATATTGCTCTTGGCCAATGTTATTCAAAATGTTTCCAGCAGGGCGATAAATTGTCCAATGATGAGGTTATTGACCGGGGGGGCAACAGCAGCATGATCCATGTTGATTGGATGATCGGATCTCAATCCATGAATATTGATGGTCTTGATGGTGCGAATGACCCCACCCCTGTCTTTAGAAACGGGGAATGGGCGTAG
- the tdh gene encoding L-threonine 3-dehydrogenase, whose translation MSALIKAHAREGLWLRTAPVPEIQADDVLIRVNKTGICGTDIHIWNWDEWAQKTVPVPLITGHEFAGEIVEIGRNVRGLNLGQRCSGEGHLIGKQSRQSRAGKFHLDPETRGIGVNEQGAFAEYLRLPAFNVVPLPDDISDDIGAILDPLGNAVHTALSFDLLGEDVLITGAGPIGIMAAAIVRHAGARNVVITDINQNRLDLAATLADVVPVNVSKHDLSDIQAQLKIAQGFDIGLEMSGNQIALTQMVEAMVMGGRIALLGIPPGKSPVDWSRIVFKAITIKGIYGREIFETWYKMIAMLQNGLDVSGIITHRFKMKDYAKGFAAMKSGQSGKVVLDWRDC comes from the coding sequence ATGAGCGCATTGATTAAAGCCCATGCCCGCGAAGGCCTGTGGCTGCGAACGGCTCCAGTCCCAGAAATCCAAGCGGATGACGTGTTGATCCGTGTCAACAAAACAGGTATTTGTGGCACGGATATCCACATTTGGAACTGGGATGAATGGGCCCAAAAAACGGTTCCGGTTCCTTTGATCACCGGCCATGAATTTGCCGGAGAAATCGTTGAAATTGGTCGCAACGTCCGAGGGCTAAATTTAGGACAAAGATGCAGCGGTGAAGGCCACCTTATCGGTAAACAATCGCGTCAAAGCCGCGCCGGTAAATTTCACCTCGATCCGGAAACACGCGGCATCGGCGTTAACGAGCAGGGCGCGTTTGCAGAATACCTGCGTCTGCCTGCATTCAACGTTGTACCTTTGCCAGATGACATCAGCGACGATATCGGCGCGATCCTAGATCCTTTGGGCAATGCCGTTCACACAGCCTTGTCGTTTGATCTGTTGGGCGAAGATGTGCTGATCACCGGCGCAGGGCCGATTGGTATCATGGCGGCGGCGATCGTACGGCATGCAGGGGCGCGCAATGTGGTGATCACAGATATAAATCAAAACCGTCTTGATCTTGCGGCAACACTCGCAGACGTGGTTCCCGTAAATGTGAGTAAACACGATCTGTCTGACATTCAGGCCCAATTAAAGATTGCGCAGGGCTTTGATATTGGGCTTGAAATGTCTGGCAATCAAATTGCTCTCACTCAGATGGTTGAAGCGATGGTGATGGGTGGGCGTATTGCTCTTCTTGGAATTCCACCTGGCAAAAGCCCTGTGGATTGGAGCCGCATTGTGTTTAAGGCGATCACGATCAAGGGTATTTATGGGCGTGAGATATTCGAGACCTGGTATAAAATGATTGCCATGCTGCAAAACGGATTGGACGTGTCTGGAATTATAACGCACCGGTTCAAAATGAAAGACTACGCCAAAGGATTCGCGGCAATGAAATCTGGGCAATCAGGCAAGGTTGTCTTGGATTGGCGGGATTGCTGA
- a CDS encoding glycine C-acetyltransferase: MNAFLNHITETLAQIDAEGMMKRERLISSPQAGKITANGKSVINLCANNYLGLANHPDLIAAAINAMGSNGFGMASVRFICGTQNLHRELEEQLARFLNKDDTILFAACFDANAGVFEPLLGPEDAIISDALNHASIIDGIRLCKAKRYRYAHSDMADLDAQLKAAKSDGARFIMIATDGVFSMDGTLAKLPEITKLAERYGAVVMVDDCHATGFMGPKGEGTAAHFGVEVDLITGTLGKALGGAIGGYIAGSQPVIDLLRQRARPYLFSNSLPPSIVAAGIEAVRLVAQGHALRTQLSENAAYWRTGLTRLGFDLLPGDHPIIPVMLGEARLAQDMAAELFEEGVYVSGFFYPVVPRGQARIRTQMNAALTTDDLERALGAFERAGKAVGALK, translated from the coding sequence ATGAACGCATTTTTAAATCACATTACAGAAACCCTTGCGCAGATTGATGCGGAAGGAATGATGAAGCGCGAGCGCCTTATCTCCTCACCGCAAGCTGGAAAAATTACAGCAAACGGTAAGTCAGTGATCAACCTCTGCGCCAATAATTATCTTGGATTGGCAAACCATCCTGATCTGATTGCCGCAGCAATAAACGCTATGGGCTCCAATGGGTTTGGAATGGCGTCTGTTCGGTTTATCTGTGGTACGCAAAATTTGCACCGTGAATTGGAAGAGCAGCTCGCCCGTTTCTTGAATAAGGATGACACGATCCTTTTTGCAGCCTGCTTTGACGCAAATGCCGGAGTGTTTGAGCCGCTGCTCGGGCCCGAGGATGCGATCATTTCAGACGCGCTAAACCACGCTTCAATCATTGATGGCATAAGATTGTGCAAGGCCAAACGCTATCGTTATGCACATTCTGATATGGCCGATCTCGACGCACAGTTGAAAGCAGCAAAATCAGATGGCGCGCGCTTTATCATGATCGCGACAGATGGCGTGTTCAGCATGGATGGAACGCTTGCAAAGCTTCCCGAAATTACAAAGCTGGCGGAAAGATATGGCGCAGTTGTTATGGTGGATGATTGCCACGCTACAGGTTTTATGGGCCCAAAGGGGGAAGGCACCGCTGCGCATTTTGGCGTGGAGGTCGATCTTATAACGGGCACGCTTGGAAAAGCCCTTGGCGGTGCGATTGGCGGTTATATCGCCGGATCGCAACCCGTCATTGATCTGCTGCGCCAACGTGCGCGCCCCTATCTATTTTCCAATTCTCTGCCACCCTCAATCGTGGCCGCAGGCATTGAGGCCGTTCGACTGGTTGCACAGGGCCACGCCTTGCGTACGCAACTTTCTGAAAACGCTGCTTATTGGCGCACCGGTTTGACACGATTGGGCTTTGATCTGCTGCCGGGCGACCACCCTATCATTCCCGTAATGTTGGGAGAGGCGCGTCTGGCGCAGGATATGGCAGCCGAGCTGTTTGAAGAAGGAGTCTATGTCAGTGGTTTCTTCTATCCCGTTGTGCCCCGCGGCCAAGCCCGAATTCGCACGCAAATGAACGCTGCCCTCACAACAGATGATCTAGAACGTGCCTTAGGCGCGTTTGAGCGCGCGGGTAAAGCTGTTGGAGCGTTAAAATGA